The following DNA comes from Papaver somniferum cultivar HN1 chromosome 4, ASM357369v1, whole genome shotgun sequence.
TTAGAAGGTGATGAGGATAATGTCCTGAAGGCCCTAAACAAGGTAAAAGTCATACCTGACAATGGTCATCGGTCAATGGATGATTGGAGTGTATAAGATGATAAAGATCAGTTTCCATCAACTCGTAAACGACGTATACATCGTTGAAGGTCTCCCTCTTAGGAGGCCGTATTATGTCTTTAATTGCAACAACCTGCATTCGGATTAAAAAAACTGAGAAGCCATACCATTCTATTACGGAGAACAATACCAAGTTCACATATATATTGAGTTTATCTAACGAAATTGGAAAGAGAGACACTAAGAAATTGTTCTTATCACTACAATTGTAAGTGAAACAGGATATAGGACATTGAATATTTTTGCTCGATATGAAACGATACTAAACTTACATTTTGATGATCCATGTGGCGTAGAAGCTTGATTTCTCTTAGTGTCTTTTTTGCATCTATCATGTTGTCAAATGCATTGCCAATCTTCTTTATGGCAACCTCTTCATGTGTGTCTGAATTCACAGCAGAACTACACAAAAAGAGAAGAACCTTTAATCTGGAAGTTTTACGCAATCATGAATCTTAGGTTGGAAAGCTTATGCTAATCGAAAAACAAGATGAACCGTATTTTTCTTACCAGACAATGCCATAAGCTCCTCTACCAACAGGTTTGATAGGACCAACATACTTATTTGGGATTTCAAATAAGTTCCCATGAACGTTATACTGAACATAACGACCACCATGACTAAGAACTCCTTTTATATTAAAATCACAATCCCCTGAACCAAAACAAGATTTTCCTGACATTTTTTAACTCTGAAAATACCAATAAGAAAAACCCAGATTCAAACTATGAAGTTCAGAACTGAACAACCCAAGTGGTTTGTAATGAAGGGACTCGCTGCATTTAGCATATtagattttctcttttttcaCCAAAAAAGCCTTCACAAATCCGTGAAACAAAAAGGGATTCTCATCTTTGTTTTTCTCTCTTTATCTAAAAAACTCACGGAAGGTTGTTGAAGATCACACGATCTAAAACTCTCCCATTAATCTACATTCCACCTGGCAGTTTACATTAATGGTGAAACGCTGAACATGTATTACTTCAGAAACCAGCATTTAGCAACAGCATTTTGGAAGGGTCATGATCTCATAAAGAAAGGCAGAGAACACGATTCACATGACAAGTTCACGGATTTACGGAAGGCGGAGTTACTGGAGGTATCTTTTTAGCATCCGGTGAATCTGCGCAAGGATAAGTTGGTGTCAACGTTTATACAGCTAGTGTACTTTGGAGTTTTCTGGGTAACAATTGCCTGAGGTACAATTTGTACCGTAGAAGGAAGGATTGGAAAGGACTGTCCCTATGCCGTATAAGAAAGGTTAATGAGGTCTTCCAGACTCTGTGAGCAAGACACAGGACTTTGCAGCTTTTCTTTCACGAGGAGAAGCTGCAATGTTATGGAACAAGACCAAAATCCCAAGTAGAAACACTAGGACCTGATGACCTGCAATGTTCTGTAAGAGATTTAAAACCTAACCAGTTGAAGTCTTTCTGTACTTTCATTGATGACTGTCCTGAACATCGTCCATCTTGAACAAAGGGACCTGCTGAGATGGGAAGGCAACCAAATTGAATGGAGGTGAGAAACACTCTCCAGAAACGCATTGCAACCTGCCAAGATACAGAACAGTCGGAACCATCCAAGAGAAAATATCAGCAATCACCTTGAGAACTTACTCAAGGCCGAGCAGTAAACAACACAGATGGATGAGAGTACAACACATTCTTCTGTAAAGAAAAGCTTAATCCACACATACACAACACGAGCAGATAAAATCCCCCAGAAACAGTTCAGAGGAGAAATCTACAATCCTCCTCTCCAGTAAATCGCTTTGGCCTTGTCATCCAGAAGAACAGAACAAAAGAGATTCAGACATAGCGATATCATAAGATTATGaaacaaataaaaggaaaaaaagattCAAAATGGTTCAAATATTCCAATAAATTAAGATTACAAACCCCATACATATAGCAACACAACTATTTATACATTAACCACTTGGACTTGCAATATTAAGAGGCCGACAAACAAGAACAGACTGAGTGCACACACAATACCCAAACGCAAGATCTTCATCTTCCATTAGTCAAGCCGCAAAGATATATATTTTTGTATTTGTATACAAAGCTATGTGTCTTTTCACTAGATCAACATCTCACTAGTCACACTACCTGTACTGcccttttttttgtttcttcgaCTGCACATCGCTGACTCTCAAATTACATAGCAATGCATCGCGACCGGATAAAACAATCTGGAAAAAGTTTTCAACTTCTTTTGAAAGAATGTCAAGCCCTGCAGAAAATTTTTCGGAACTGCTTCCCAAATCCAAGACAGAGTGCTTCAACTTCTCGGCATCAGGTTGATCTGCACCAGTGCTAGTCAAGGGATGTAAGTTCTTGACACATGAGTCGACTGCCTCTAAATCCTTCAacactgttttacttccatgaCGAAATAGATCCCTAACCTCTCCATTTACATCTAGCTGCAACCCGTTAAAAGCTTCTGCCCACAAAAACTTGTCAGGAACTTGCAAGTCAACCAATGCCTTCTCAGAGCCGGAGAAACCAGCTGAGAAGACACCACAGACAAATATTGTCTGGACCATAACCCCATACATTGCTCGCATGAGCACTTTCCCTTTGGCAGAAGTCTTAGCCTTACCCAAATAAAGAGAACCAGTGAGCTTACTCAAGATCACGGAACAGTTCTCAATTTTCTGATTCTTTGAAGTTATCTGCAGCTTCCAATCATCAAGGGAATTATGACTCCTCAAAAGCTTTTCTGAAGAAGGAAAATCACTTGAAACATCCAACACGTGGCGAACGCATTGAAGTAAGAGTTGGCTCTGGTTAAGTCGAGAAATCTCAGAGCTAAAAGCAATGCAAATATCCAACACACTTACACTGCTGTCTAGATAAACATCCATCCACTTGTCTTCCCAGTCAGATACAGGGAACTTCAGATCAGTGATAAGGGATTTGATATCTGTATGTGTTTCACATAGTGActccattgctgatctcatccatGCCAAGCTAAGGACTTCACTTTTGTCCTTCACATGGAGCTTTCTTAGCCTTTTGGCCAAGGTTTCCTCAAACGAATTCAACAGCTCAAGAATTCTTGGTGAGAGGTACGTATCCTTGGGAAAAATCATGCGGAAGGGGTTTCCGAAAGGGAAGAAGGAAGGCCTGTGCCCATCATGTGGTAGACTCATCTCTATATATCTGCAAATAGAACAAAAAACAGATTTTCAGCGAAAGATATATAGCACAACGTACTAACATACTAAACAGTATGTAATACATATGCAATACATACTAACATACATTCCAACTTCTCATAATACATATGCAATACACGAAGAACGTATATTCTGTTGACAGATACAGAGGTCAACTTTAAGAGCAATTAGATATGGTCATCAAACCAATCTTAAGGAAACCCACTGTAAGAACAACCAATCATACAAGCAGACTATTGAACAACTAAACACTACCAAagtaatctgaatagacaaatttCACAGAGCATAGATCTAAGGCCAAGCTGAGCTTacaatcttttcttttttttgtcatAAACATACATCTACTCATAGTATTTCCAAATTTCAACATCATCTATATTTCCAAATTTCATCATTATCTATCTTTCAGGAACAGCTACTTAACATATAGTTGGACAAAAACCTCAGAAGATCTAAAGAAAAAAACCAGATTTCTAAATAGATCAAgcatcaaacatacctcaaaaTCAATTACCTCATATTCCTTCCTAACTCCTAAATCTGGTAATCTAGGAGACCAACCAaaaaagataaacaaagaaaTCCACGAAATAAAAGCTGAAAAAACAATTTGTATATGATTTTTATCACATCAAACGTGTTAAAATCTCAGCCAAAATCCAAACTACTCATTCTATTTCAAGATCATACCATT
Coding sequences within:
- the LOC113274616 gene encoding UPF0496 protein 4-like: MSLPHDGHRPSFFPFGNPFRMIFPKDTYLSPRILELLNSFEETLAKRLRKLHVKDKSEVLSLAWMRSAMESLCETHTDIKSLITDLKFPVSDWEDKWMDVYLDSSVSVLDICIAFSSEISRLNQSQLLLQCVRHVLDVSSDFPSSEKLLRSHNSLDDWKLQITSKNQKIENCSVILSKLTGSLYLGKAKTSAKGKVLMRAMYGVMVQTIFVCGVFSAGFSGSEKALVDLQVPDKFLWAEAFNGLQLDVNGEVRDLFRHGSKTVLKDLEAVDSCVKNLHPLTSTGADQPDAEKLKHSVLDLGSSSEKFSAGLDILSKEVENFFQIVLSGRDALLCNLRVSDVQSKKQKKGQYR